In Raphanus sativus cultivar WK10039 chromosome 5, ASM80110v3, whole genome shotgun sequence, the following proteins share a genomic window:
- the LOC108860118 gene encoding transcription factor bHLH144 — MQNNQYPYFSDEMGDGNMNNVPSYATASSYDALFPPCAKLPFHGVELQPSSVCPKNFVVFHQTYDHRSSQVMYHPELTPRLVNSGLASMFQNEYVAGGYGNYDQQEEEVSSSSHQEDPNEIDALLSTDEDDDYENEDGEEVSSTARNSFREYGNTSAESCCSSYGYNNSSRRKHSLSGSASSCNNEGKGRRKMKKMMGVLRRIVPGGEEMNTASVLDEAVQYLKSLKLEAQKLGVGHFSNQS, encoded by the coding sequence ATGCAGAACAATCAGTATCCCTACTTCTCCGACGAAATGGGAGACGGAAACATGAACAATGTCCCGTCGTATGCAACAGCGTCATCCTATGATGCTTTGTTCCCACCATGTGCCAAGTTACCATTCCATGGTGTTGAACTTCAACCCTCTTCGGTCTGTCCTAAGAACTTTGTCGTTTTCCACCAGACGTATGACCACCGCAGCAGCCAAGTGATGTACCATCCTGAGCTGACACCTAGGCTCGTGAATTCCGGGTTAGCTTCCATGTTTCAGAACGAGTACGTTGCGGGAGGTTACGGTAACTATGaccaacaagaagaagaagtatcATCCTCTTCTCACCAAGAAGATCCTAATGAGATTGATGCCCTCTTGAGCacagatgaagatgatgattaTGAAAATGAGGATGGAGAAGAGGTCAGCAGCACTGCTCGTAACTCTTTCAGGGAGTATGGGAATACATCAGCTGAATCGTGTTGCTCCAGCTATGGCTATAATAATAGCTCAAGAAGGAAGCATAGTTTATCTGGGAGTGCTAGTAGTTGTAACAATGAAGGGAAAGGAAggagaaagatgaagaagatgatgggaGTGCTGAGGAGAATAGTCCCGGGAGGAGAAGAGATGAATACAGCTTCTGTGCTTGATGAAGCTGTTCAGTACCTCAAGTCACTTAAACTCGAAGCTCAGAAACTTGGCGTTGGACATTTCTCAAACCAGTCTTGA